The Larus michahellis chromosome 9, bLarMic1.1, whole genome shotgun sequence genome contains the following window.
TCATACGAAAGCCATCCAATACGACTTTACCCCATCACCGGAGCGGTGTATAAATCAGGCAGACACTGCAGCGCTCTCGTGGAAAGACGTTTCTATTAAACATGGGAGGTGGAGGAAGCCTGGCAGAATTCCTCCTGGCTGACAAACCCGGCTTTGACTCCTCTTGTCTGCTGGCATCGGTCACTCCTACGTGGTTTGGTAGTAATTAAGCACATCATTAGTGATCCGATTGTACGCCATGGACAAAACGGTGCATCTGCTTAATAGATTAAAGGAAAACATTATCTGAAAAGCACAGGTAAACAAGACACACATCCCTCAACCTTTCACCCTTGAAGACCAAGGTTCACGTCCCACTAGAGCACAAATAAACAGGAGACCGGACTCTCCTGAGTCACCGCTGGCGAGTTGATATTCACGGTGAGACTACTGCGGAGCCCGACAGACTTGTCGACGGCGGGGATGGGAGAGGACGGGTGGGATGCAGGCTTGGAAGGGCCGGGAGCAGAGGTGCACAAAGAAACTCCTCAAATCACTACCCGCACTGAAAGCGGCATGTCTTTACTGACAGGGACCGCTTAAAATTATAAGATTAACTAGGCACTGAAATGCGGAGTTTCTCATAGCTACCATTGCACAGGTCGCATTTTATCAACTTGCTCTGCAAGAGTCAAACCCCACACAAACACCGAGATTTCCTGATTTCCGTGTGGTTGTAGGAAATAAATGAGATCCAGCAACTCCGCAAACCACCAGTCTTCCTGCACGTCTTTTACAGAGCAGGAGGAGCAATACTTGTGCGGTTCAGTAAGTAGTATCCTGAGAAAACATCCAGAATTCCCAAACATCACCATAAACCTTTATGAAGAGCTTGGGAATGCCTGGTCTATTTAGTCCTCTAACCACAGGCTAAATTGTAAAACCTCAACAAACGCGTTACGTTTGAAAGAGAACGCAGGATATTCTATATTTGCTGCTTTAAACACACCGTACACAAGATAACCCAGGGTTTGATAAATATTAACATTTGCAGTAcggtgtattttttaaatatttggatgAAAAAGCAGTGCCATTGTTAAATGTACTAGTTACCACTAACACACATTGATACTTCTATTTGCAAAGACAGCAGAATTATCTCTGCAGAAGAGGTTGTTACAAGTATATATTTTGTATAGAGATATCAAATTTTTAATTGGTGGTCAAATACTTACAGCAACGTAACTGGGTAAGGAACGAGTTTGATGAACTGTTGCTGCCAGGAaacccttttttgttgttgctgttggaTCTGTCCCTTCTTCTGGCATTAATAAATTAAGGCACCTGCTATACAAATCAGCAGAAATCTGGAAAATCATTATCACTTCAATGCGGAAACGACGGCCATCACAAAAGAACAAATGGGGTATGTAGCCTACAcgggactttaaaaaaaaggttctATTTGTCAAATTACTAGAGGAAAAGTCGATCTTACTGTTATGGACTTTATCCACTTCCAGGTCATATCCATTAGTTACAGCAGTCTCTCGGAGACTGGAACTAATTTACAACACTCTGAATGGGATTGCCGGCTCCTCCTATGAATTGGAAGTCAAATGGTGAGGCTTCATGCTGGTACCTGGAACTGAAAAAGTCACCAGCAGCAAAAATAGAGCTTAATGGCTCCAATATTAACCGGTTTTGCATCAAGGGAAACAAAATCCTGACTGCGATAAGAACAAAGTGAAACATCTTGTATAGAGACTCCAGGATTATGATAAACTAGTCTttgaaaaaattcttaaaaatttaaataaagataCTGACTGTCtttaaaggaagttttaaaatgttttgctatCCCTGACAGCTCATTTTGACAGAAATTGATTGCAATAAAGAACTATGAATCAAATAGTAGGGAAATTCAATTAAGTGCATTATTATCTTGTCAGATACACATATTAGTTGGTACGTAACATTTAATGCTTTAGACTTTTGCACACAGTTCATGTCACTCAGGGTTAACAAGCTTAGAATATTCTAAGCAATACGCACAGGTCATCGCAACAGTAAACCACCTCGTAGATGAGAAAAATGTGATACTTAAGTACTTTTATCCTCTGAAGTCGCCCTTGTCTAGATAAGAGCTCGAAAGCAGCCTGTCTGCTGCGAGATGGTCTGGTCCCGCCTGCTTCTCACAGCAACTGCCGCTGTTGGAAGACATTGGAAAGCTTTCCAAAGAACTGGAAAGAGCTGGGATCCTACGGCCCATTGATTTTCTGTCTTGAACTGTGTATCACAGCTGATTCAGCATGACTTCCTTAATAAAGAGTAGTAAAGGTCAAGCGAAAGCCTGTAAGCCTCACTTACTGCATCTTCTTCCAAGTTAAAAAGGCTCAATTGGCACTTGAAATTAGTTACAGATTGTTCGCATCactcttttcctttatttgaatGGTAATGAAGAGAGCTGCTTCCGATACAAGCAAGGCCACTGACCCTTCCTGggatttcattgaaaaaaatatcatttgacaaaaaaagaaagtactgaGCAGTGTGCTGCCGCTAGTTCAAACCAGGCCTTTGCAACAGATGAATGCTAATGCTAAAGGCGAAAAATGCAATATACTAAACAGGCGGAGAGAACGCTGAAACCAAAGTAAATACTTCATCAAATCAAATCTCAACGTGGGCAGTGCTTCTAGtaagaaaaggacatttttctattaaaatacattttccatcAGCACACAGTGCGTGTTTCCTTCTCTATAAAATAGAAGAATTAtcacacaacaacaacaacaaaaaaaaaaagaatgacacaacagctaaaaaaacccaagaggccttaactaaaaatttaaaaatttaaaacaagttttaagCACTATCGTGCTCCTAACAGTAGATCTCCAAGAAACGTTTTGAAGCACACGTAGTGAAGACGGGTAGATGTTGAGACAAATTAGTCGATGGCTCTGTGCTCCATCCTTCCAGGCTGTATTTTGTGCAAGAGAGCAGCTTTTAGGCAAGGATGAAAGCCGCGATACAGGCATGCGCTACCGAGCTTTGATACGGCCCAGAAAGAGTGGTTCCACGGGAGAAACAGTTCCTTAAACCAGCTAGTGATGACTCTGAAAGTTCTTTGTTCAATtcaaaaaaaatagtaatttatgtAGGACCTATGCAAAAACAAAGCTTGAGGCTCCCTCTGCTGGTTCCCAAATAAcaacagaaggggaaaataatGGAAGTTTTTTTAGCTTTGGGGAGGACAAACTCAAACCCACCTCACCTCCTGACAGTTTTCCACATGACCCCTTGTTATATGTGGTGAGGACAGAGAACCCTCTCAGATGTTTAACCATGAGGGATACCCTCCATACCAgactaaatgttttttaaaaatcataaaattttAAGTAATTGTATTGTATGTTGTCATACTTAATTACTCCCTGAACTGTGTCCCAAATCTTTCTCAATAGTATCCACTTTACTTTCTTCTTATTTTGTCTCCgtaaagatttaattttctcATTATCTTCTCACAGGAAAAGACTGATGACATCGTGACATCTGCTTGTTTATCCGCGTCCTGAGCCCCGCCAGCAAACAGCCATATAACCTAGGAACACGTCTGAAATAAGTTGTCTGTACAATTTTATTTACCACTTGGCAGTTACATTTACAAATTGTCCCATACAAGTAAAGCAGTTTCCAAAATGAACTCTACCAGAGCTACAAAAATTATTCTCTTCTCTATACAAGTCACCAGCTTCAGAATTTGTATCTGTACACAGTTGCTCATTATATTTAACAAAATCTCACTATTTTTTGGCTCCGAGGATCTCCACAAAGGCAACTTGATCATTTTATCCCATTGCAATCAAGAAAGTTAAAGTTCttgtccttcctttccttccctctcctttcatCTGAAGCTCTTCATGGCTTTCAGTTTTGGAATTCAAATGAATGAAGACTAACGCTACCATATACAAGCGGTTTTAGTaaccaaggaaaaaaagtgttgagCAAAACCATCTTGCAACATTTCAAGCAATGTTTCACTTCAGATGTGTCTGCTCATAAGCATAAATATTGAGATATTATCTGGTAATCAGGTACGGAAAAGCACATACCATTTATTTAACATGAAATGAACTTCTACAAACACCTAAGAGTCATCTGACAAGAAACGCAAGCGATGTAGGAGTGAGGAGCCAGAGCTGTTCAGGAAAGAGCAAATGTTTTGAGGAGAGCTTGAATGGAGGAAGGATCCAAAACTCAAATATTGCTCTAAGAGTAACTTTCAGTTTCAAGCATTTCCAAAAGacttgagaaaaatatttacattcaaaATGTAACTGTTAATACGTTCTGAATGCCAGCTCTTGTACACAAGTGCttctaaagagaaaagaaatccttttccccaggagagggcaggagatCTATACACAGAAGTAACCAGTACAAAATCCTGGCCCCGCTGAAATACGCGGCAATTCTCAGAGTGAAGTCAGCAGGGCAAAAATTCATCGTTTCAAACACGTGATTCTTCCCCAAATTGGCTAAGCCTGCCTACCTATTTGCATCATAGTCCCACAGAGGTAAGATTAATTCTGTCAGTCAAGCCTTTACGTTTACTTGTTAATTCCTTTGAACAAATGATACAGGAAATCTATTCTGGTACTGGAGTTCGCAAGCCCGGCGTAAGATCCAAACTATGAAGCAGGCTGTGTGTAGCCAGTGAGATAAGGAAGCTTGTTTAGTACTTATCTTGCAGCAATCTAatcagtctcttctccctctATTTTTAAATTCCTCCGAAGCCCCAAGGCCCACGACAAGGCCACACGCTCAGCAAAGCAAATACACGGGCTCTCAGAATTGCTGTTTACGCCCTCAAATAGTTTAGGAATGACCAGGAACAGTCTAAAAGCAGCATAATCTTTATCATTAAAATAAGCCAGACAAGCTAGTTGAAGTTGTCTAATATTAAACGCTGAAACCCTCAGTATTTTATGGTACAGCTCCATCAACAAGTAGCTGCAAAATAAACTCAGATGTGGATTTACTACACAACAGTAACTTTCCAACCCTATCGTGAGATATGGAGCaattaaatgtcaaaaaaataaaataagttcagCGAGGCCAAGGCACACACACAAGCAGTTACCACAGTTGTGGGTAACCTGGTTGCATAGATTTACCATTATGTTTTTGTTATGCTGTTCAGAAGGAGCTAGGGAAAAGAAGTGTAGTGTATGGTCCCTTTCCTAAGATGTTTTATTACTAATTTGAAAGGACTGTACCAAGACTACAGTTGCGAGTACATGGTTTTTAAACACCTTCCAATTTCTCCTATTTACAAGAGGAGCAttaaaggcatttaaaagaaagctgcactgaaaataaatgtaaacaagTGAAAAGatcacattttaaacattttagttCAGGCCACCAGTGTGAGAGACAATTCCACAACATTTTAGGTTGTTTTGTCTATCttattttccttatctttacAGCAGCCTTGAATACTTCAGTACATAACATCCTGCTAAACCTTGAAAGTGATTTGAATAACACATCCAAAACATCATTTGAAACTGCTCTGAAATGTTTCCTTGGTTTTGCAtgctttcactgaagaaaaaaaccaaagtattttattttcttgaatatttcCCCAACACTGGAAAAGCCATGTGATCCTGAACACCAGCAAACTAAGAACTAATTCTAACTCTAGTGCGTCACACCTTCCCTCACCCCTACAAggataaaacaacaaaaacaagccCTAAAAGTCAGAAAGAGGATTTTAACATCACTGTTTATCACAACACATCACAAGGCGTCTCAGATACAGATTTCTACAACCATTTCTTTACTTCACAATTGCAGCCAGAGTTTGAAGCTACTGAAAGCAACCAGTAGATTCTCTCTTACTGTGCAGAAATATAAAGGGATCACTAAAACAAACTAGCTTCTCCATACAACTGCAATATTATAAATCATTTTATCTGTAGAGAGCAATATGATACCTTACAAAGTAAAGTGGCTGTTCTTCATCCAACATAACTGGTGTAGACATCCACCAGCCTGCCCTGGCCCATTCTACTTGTCTACTACTCACCTGCTGTGAggtgcagaggaggaaaagctgatCTAAGGGAGGGCCCTGGTGAGAGAAGACAGGGCTGGGACCTTGACTCATGGAGGACTGCGAAGATCTGAACCTGAGAAAGGgcacttctgtatttttcatacaCGGAAGAGCACCGAAGGGTGGAATAAGATGACAAGTCTTGCCATCTTATGTATAAAAGCAAAGACAGAGTAAGAAGgaatggagaaaagcaggcttCAGTTACTCCATACAAGGCTTCTCAGCCTGAACCTATAAAAATGGGTAGCATGAGTTCCCTATTAACAGGAACTAGATGTTATGGTGGTAGAAACAGAAGTGTGAGCGGCATAATTGGCTGCACCCCAGGATACcgagaaaaaagcaaaatggagAAGCTAGAGCACTTGACATTAAACAACCAGCAAGCTGCAACATTTAACAGAACTGACAGAGagttgaaaaatatattttattcctcCTGTACTAAAGTATCGACACCGTACAAGTTCCCAATTATATGAAAACAACTGTCGGTAACTCATTTTTGAACTAAACCACTAATTTCAGCACCATTACCCTACCTTTAAAAGGCTAAAAAATTCAGACTGAAGTCCACTTATTTGTTTTAACAAGCATATTTTCGATGAAGTCCACGCTGTCCACCTTTGCGTGTTCCAGGAGTTTGGCTGTGTAAGAAAGTTATCTACAACAATCATCTGAACTGAATACATCAGTTCTCCAACCATAAACAGttctcataatttaaaaaaatcacttcataatttaaaatatatatcaatgacactctgcttttcttttagctAGAATGTACCAACATTACTAGCTGACTTAGAATATCAACTCGATTTTGTGAAAAACGCTTGCAAAAAAATATATCAACTTCAAAATGTACAGAAAAGGACATTAGAGAGCTGATATTTTTGGGTTACTTAATGTATTTTAGAAAGAGTAGCAAGCTAGGAGTGAAGTACCCTATATTACAAATACTCAAACACCTAAGCCATACTGTATACACCTTTCTAGTGTAGTGAAGGGTTAGTTACAGACAGGGTATTTTGAAAGCATGTACAAAGAACTGTAGCTTTGTTTAACTTAAACTTGATCACGTAGGCGGGCCAATCTCTGTGACAGCTCATCCTGCAGAAttgtaaaacacaaagaaaccagCTATCAGTaataagaaaatttaatttttgcaaaGTTCTGCAACAGTCAATCTCACGTCCAGATGATATGAGATTATCTCATGCACAACTCATAACAAGATTTGCTGAAAACCTCAAGAATGGCTGTACCAGGCAAGACCAGAGGTCCACACAGCCATCTTACCTCCAGCAGTGGATACCTAGGAAGGAGTTTCAGAACACTGCAAGTAGAGGTagagttgggggtttttttatgtatcaTCTTTGCAAGTGTAAATAAGCTCTTAGAGAACTCCATCCTTATTTGGATGCAGCCTTGACTGACCAAGGCTGGTATCCAACTGACCTGCTTTAGCGAGATGGCTGTAGGTCTAACTGTTCTAGGGGGCCTGGTATAAAGCAAAACCGAACTTTTCAAAGAATGTGCAATACTTGGGGCTTCCCAAACATTGTTCAGTTAAGGTGAGGCTCCCTAAAGCCTTCTGCACAAAGACGGGATGACAGAAATGAACTGTTCTCTTTCCATTCCCTCGAATATATTCCCCTAGAATGGGAAAAGCAACTCACCAAAATATGTGTGCAACCTCGACATCAGAGATCTGCTCATGCACAAGAAATTCTAAGCTATCCATGTACAGCAAACGTGGAATCCTTTGCACTAGTCCCATAAGACCTTTCAcacatcaaaggggaaaaaaagccaatcCCAAAGGCCTTGTGTACACCACGGGAGATGGCTGGATTCATCAAATTTGGAGTCGGTAGGAGAGGCAGCTGTTTGGAAGTCTGAGAAATACCCATGCAAGAGCACACCTGAAACATCTAAACTTTCTGGATTTACTAAGCAGACAATTgtattgttaaaattattttgattacaAGACTGTTTTAACTACACACTATTTCTTTTGGACAACTAAAATCTAATTACAATTTAGCAAGCCTATTTTGACCAAGTGAAGCATTAATTCTCATACCACATTTCTCTATAAAAGATTGATTTCAAATGAATCTAACATTTACCTGTTCTGCTGAGGCAACGCTTGTACCAACAGAACCTGTCTGTCCTTGAGGTAGTTCCATGTTCAGATCAAGACTaataggagaaaacaaaacaaaaaataacaactCAGGCATACAAGGCTAAAGAAAGAACAACAATAATTGACAAGCAGAGCAATACTGAGATAGCATgaggccaccagcatcccatGAATGCTGTACTCCAGCTAGTTAGACAACCTCATCAATAAATTTGATTCATTACCAAGAAGACAAGTCATATATTGTAACCAGCAATAGCTAGATGAACTCTGATTATTCAGTACTCGGAAAGATTGCTGTTTAACAGAGGTATTTTAGACATGGCACATGTATGAATGACAAAAAGttcactcattaaaaaaaaaagttttactaaAAAATTTGTCAAATGTATTTATCCTCAAGCCAACAGAGTGGAACTTCCAACTTATGTGTCACCAAGAAGGCATGTAaaattctctgaaatatttcagtatatcCCCAAAGGCTTAAATATGTCACAATGACCCGTTTTGCAATGTCTAGCTAGTGAGAGCAGAACTACAGGAAGTTTAAATGTggtaagtgggggaaaaaaagaggaaaagcatggagaaaacatggcaaGGATCGCTAATGCTAAAGCAAATCCaagtaaataataaaacactGATATGACAAGTGATGTACGATTTTAGGCTTTTGCACAACCAGCCCTGCATCCTGTCATTCACAGTAtctttgaatgaaaacaaaatgaaatactggCAACTAAACTATTACAAGAATGACGCCCAGAGGTGAAAGGAAAACAGTGATTCTTCTCTGCTTCCAAgaaacaaatacatataaaacaAGGGTATCTGACCTTCAGGTTAAGCAGAAAGGGTTGTTGGAACCAAGATTTATTCAAGAAATAGTCACTCAAAATTTTACCTACCCTGCTTCATCTGCCATTTCCTGTAGAAGCATATCCACCTGGTTCtagagtaaagaaaacaaaattgacTGTTGCATATTGTAGTTTATGACAAGCTCTTCTGTTAAATCTTgagaacagaaattattttaacagaaCTGATTTAAAGGCAAATGtctttcacagaatatttttgtgCTTAACCACCAGAGGGCCCTGTATGAACTCAAAAATAATGAGTACAGGTGCTCAGCCTGTTAAAAGCCTATTAATTGAACTCTAGCTTCTGAAACGATGCTTCTAAAGACTTCAACTtatctgtaaaaaaaccccaaacatatgCTCGAATACTTCAAGTGTTGGTTATTAGCTACTAAAACACTGCTTTGcacaacatggaaaaaaacccatctccAATTGATTTGGTTTACTGGATTCAGGTttaagtttgtttattttatttacaaaacaaaaattctgttGGAATAGCACATTGAGCTCCTTATGAAATAGCACATGGGGATAGGTGCTAGGAATTCTTAACCATGTCACACACTGTTTAAGGATTTATTTTAGTAAACACATGTCCATAAATTGAAAGCAGGCATTTGATGACCTTTGCATTGTTCATACTTCTACAAATCTGATGGTGACTAACATCATTTTGTTAATATCAGTGAGTTAGAACTATTGATTTTCTCACAGTGTATTCTGCTTTTATAATTAATGCTGCAGTGCCTTCTTGTTTCTAAGTTCATTAAGAACTCATCAAAACTGCTTACTCAGAAGGGTTAAAGTTTTCAAGATACAATATAAAACAAAGCCTGCTATAAGAGTGAAACAGactaaaatacatgtatttgttCCTCTGTATGCGTGACTATAATTTGAAATAGTCTCTTCATCACAAAGCAAAAGTGAAAAGGCTCCAGTTGCTGCCATGTCTCAAAGTaggcagaaagaagagaatcAGACATTTCCATACAGTTTAGACACGTAATTTaagatctcatttaaaaaaaaattactattctTACCTGTGGCGTTGTTAGCGTAGTAGTGTTGCTCATTGTGTCTTCCATCTGTTGTGTCTGAACGTCTAGTGTTTCAAACTGATGCTCAAATTTATCCATTAGTGCAGAtatctattaaaaatatgaatCAAATCAATGATCTGCAGTTACCAGAAGAGAAATATATCTCAGCTCGCAAAAATAGAACCACACTATAATGACGGTGGCAAGCAGCTTCTGGAGATCAGAAGCTTGGCCCCCTTGCCCTCCCAGTGTCAACTCTGAAGCTGATTTAACACTGCAGTTCAAGCATGCAGGTCAGGACCCTGTCCAGTCAAGTTCTGAGCATCTCCATTTACAGGGACTTCACACACAcattgggcagcctgttccaggatCTCCCAACCTCACTGCAAAACCTTTTCTCTTGACTggaatttccctttttaaaacttGTGTCCATTGCCCTTTCTGCTTTTCGTGTGCAtctccaagaaaaatatttaccttcTCCAAGTTCATGCTCTTCAGTGTGGCATCCATAGACTTAACTACCCCTGCCATTGACTTTGTTACCTGAAATGAGGTAAAGgaaattattacaaagaaaaaaagataagcagTTTCTTACCAATCTCTCTTATCTCCATCCACAGAGTTTCTACAGTATCAAATAGCAGGGCACACATTATTGCCGTCTAGAACGTGACTTTTTATGGCTCCTACCATTTCAAATTCTATAAATTAACTCAACCACTTGAAATACACATTCTGAGCTGAAATTCCCTAAAAATTAAGGTACACATGGCATTAACTTTTACCAGGTCTCGAGACCCGCAAAGTTAAGGTATATATTTGGTACATAGATCACATGGCACAATAAACTCTCTGGCTGAAAAGCAGTACAGTAGTGTACGTTAAAAAACTACGAGagctaaaaaaagatttttggaaTCACAAGTCCTATGTCATGACTTTATGTATTTGGAAGGGGAACACTATCTTTGCAAAATAATATTAACAGTGTAACCTGCAAAACACACTGTATCCTTATGAGCATGAGTAATAACAGCTAACAGAAGTTACAAGCTACAAAAGACAGTAAAGAGCAGCTGCCAGGGGAATTCCAGTACCTGATTTACTGTTATCTACATCTGAAACCAAAATCGAAACTTTCCAGCTCACTACAAACAGAATTAAATCACTTCTTAGAAGATCAGAGGTCTCATCCTTGCAACAGATTTGTGAAAACGGATTTACCTTGCCCATTGTCACTGCAGTCTGAACTCTTGCTGCTACAGCATCTACCCTGGCACTCATGCGCAAGAAATTGATGGCTTGATTCTTCTGCCGGATTGCATTTTCCGCATGTATTCGTGCGACTTCCATGTTACCCTTCTGGATTGCctgttgaaaaaaggaaaaaataaaagcgcAAAAGCATTTTAATCTTCCCTGCTCTTGTAAACATCACTTCTGAATAGCCTATCTCAAAAATGAAATAAGCATCAATTGCTCACAGTATCTTTTCTATCAAAAGAGAACACAtaaccctccctcctcctccaatATTTCTCAAACTTTTTCAAGGTGTGAACTTCTTTCCAAGGAAGGTATCTAGCATGCACTTCAAGTAGAAGGTTTTACAGAGCTACAGAAACATATCTCATtccaaaaaaaggttttcagtaTCAAGACTCAAACACAGATACAGTTGGTATGGTTGTATCTCATGGACAAAAATACAGTCACATAAATTTAGTCTCTCTCTTGAAGTTCCTCTTCATAAGCCCCTTTAATACAAAACgataaacattaaatatttttaacttagAGAACAACAGTCTCTAACAAAATACATACCAGACAATCTTCtcaaaaagcaaaagccacaaGCTGTACAAAAGGATATATAAGAATGTATCCTCACATTTATTAATGCATGGGCATTAATAGCCATATTTTATTGCCATATATTTTAAATCACAAGCATCTATCACAATATTATTAGCATGCATACTGGGAAAATGGTAAAAACACCAGATATTTTCCTGCTATAATATGTAAACAACAGATTTAAAGAGCTTGTTCAGACTCGCTGCTTACCTTCTTAATTTtagctttctcagccttttcttctttgtcGCATTTTTTTGAGTTCCTGTTGAGCTCCTTTGCAGCAAACTTCAAATTAAACAGGTGTTCTGCAGCGCAAGTTAAGGGTTTGAGAACAGAATCGATCCTTGCATTGCAGTATTTCACTCTCCTGTTCAAAGTGCTACCAAACCTAGCATATACTGTGCTTCCCTGCTAGTGATACTAGAActtggaaaatgttatttcagtaaGCCCTTGAAATTCACACAATAAGGAGACCTACCAAGCTGCTTTACAATTATAATGTCACATATCATCTGGGTTCTAAAATGTAAGGCCATAAAAAACACGTTCAGATCCCAAACTGGCACATTTTAACATCAAACCTACCTCAGCCTGATAAATACAACAAACCAAGCATCCCCCGAGAGGAACTGAGAGTCTTACTCTGCCAGATACTTTCACTCACACACACGGAGTCC
Protein-coding sequences here:
- the CHMP1B gene encoding charged multivesicular body protein 1b, translated to MSNMEKHLFNLKFAAKELNRNSKKCDKEEKAEKAKIKKAIQKGNMEVARIHAENAIRQKNQAINFLRMSARVDAVAARVQTAVTMGKVTKSMAGVVKSMDATLKSMNLEKISALMDKFEHQFETLDVQTQQMEDTMSNTTTLTTPQNQVDMLLQEMADEAGLDLNMELPQGQTGSVGTSVASAEQDELSQRLARLRDQV